The nucleotide window CACCTCTTTGGGGAGCAGGTTGGCGTGCAGCCCGCCCGCCACCACGGGCACGCCGCGGGCGCGGAAGGCCGCGGCGATCTCGTACATCCGGTCGGCCTGGGCGGTCATCCCGGTGACCGCCACCAGGTCCGCCTCGGCGTCGAAGTCGACCGGCTCGATGTTCTCGTCGATGTACCGGATGTCGTACTCGGGCGGAGTGAGCGATCCGACGATGATCAGCCCCGTGGCGAAGCCGGTCCAGGTGTAGTCGAAGAACTGGAACTCGCGGGATTCCCGCTTGAACTGCTGGTGTTTCGGGTTCCGTCCGAAGAACGTGGCCCGCGGCGATATGAGCAGGAGTTTCTTGGAGCGCGGCATGGCTGGCTGATCCCTCCCGGTCGTTCCTCAGGGCGCGGCGACGAGCCGTCGGCACGCGGCCACGAACTCTCCGACGGTGTCGATCTCGAAGAGCTCGGCCTCGTCGATCTCGATGTCGAGCTCGTTCTCGACCGTGACGATGATTTCCAGCAGGACGATCGAGTCGACGTTCTGCAGTCCGCTGACGGGCGCGTCGGCGCGCACCGTCTCGGGCGGTACCTTCGCGATCCGCGAGATGACGCCGCACACCGTGTCGAAAATGGGGTCCTGGGTCTCGATGGTCATCGCTCTCCTCCGTCCGCCGAGCGGTCCGCCGAGCGGCCGTCCCGCAGCGCGAACGTCTGTCCCGCGCCGCCTCGCATGCCGCCCAGGCCGCTGGGGCGGGGCAGGTAGTCGGGTTCCGGAATGGTGATCACAAGGCCTGACCGCAGCCGGGCCGGGGCGAATCCGGGTACGTCCTTGTTGTGCTCGGCCAGGTCCACGTAGCGGCGCGCGTCGCCGTAGGCCAGGAAGGCGATCTCGGTGATCGTGTCCCCCTCCTGCACCGTGTACGGGCCGCCGACCTCCGGCCGGGGTGTGCTCATCGGTGCGCTCCCTTGGTATGTCTCGGCTTGCGTATGTCTCGGCTTGCGCGTTTCTCGGCCTGCGTATGTCTCAGCTCTCTCGGTCGGACGGTGTGAGCCGGCCCGACTCCAGCAGCTGCGCCGTGTGGCGTCGGCGGGGCTTGCCCGAACTGGTCTTCGGCAGACTGCCCTTGGGGATGACGACCACGTCGGCGACCGGGACGCCGAGACCGCGCTGTACCGCCAGCGTCACGCGGCGCGGCAGGTCGGCCGGTGCCGGGAACGAACGCGGCTCCAGGACGATGCGTACGGCTGTGCTGTCCCCCTGGTCGGCGGCCAGTGCGATCACGTTGCCCGGGCGTACGCCGTCGACCTGCTCGGCGATGCGCTCGATGTCGTGCGGCTGGTGGTTGCGGCCGTTGACGATGATCAGGTCCCGGATCCGGCCGGTCACGTACAGCTCCCCGTCGTGCAGGAAGCCGGTGTCCCCGGTGTGCAGCCGCCCGTTCCGCCAGGTGCGCGCAGTCAGTTCGGGGTCGTCGTGATAGCCGCTCGCCAGGTGGTCGCCGGACACGACGATCTCGCCGACCGTGT belongs to Streptomyces graminofaciens and includes:
- a CDS encoding LysM peptidoglycan-binding domain-containing protein; this translates as MSTPRPEVGGPYTVQEGDTITEIAFLAYGDARRYVDLAEHNKDVPGFAPARLRSGLVITIPEPDYLPRPSGLGGMRGGAGQTFALRDGRSADRSADGGER
- a CDS encoding acyl carrier protein — translated: MTIETQDPIFDTVCGVISRIAKVPPETVRADAPVSGLQNVDSIVLLEIIVTVENELDIEIDEAELFEIDTVGEFVAACRRLVAAP